In a genomic window of Pararge aegeria chromosome 7, ilParAegt1.1, whole genome shotgun sequence:
- the LOC120625193 gene encoding RNA-binding protein 28 translates to MSEEEHVDTESNTKYKEGVNKNARLIIKNVSFKATEDSLKEHFSQYGKVEEINLLKKPDGKLVGSAFVHYTQVPMAQKALNGTNKKPFLGRPIFVSWAVPKHKYNEEAIKNGQKTRYFNYDASNEDSKPEIKDEDETENKEETKEEKNQIRLNRRARLIIRNISFKATEESLKQHFEPYGTVQEVSLLKKPDGKMVGCGFVLFKNVQMAREALANTNMKPFIGRPISVDWAVPKNQYMRHVVNQQMEMEDSIKKEESDSDDDTPMNVSTDEVKDEIKSESGDSSEEDADSEDENVKSEDDDKGDSDGDESDDEDEDDEPADDDKDDDDGKSVTSTQPDFQRIKLNDAEDGCTIFLTNIPFSVHNEQLQAFAEKTGPVKYALICMDKLTEHSKGSGFVKFVNKDDAESFLALPAEQLRLEGQVLIVKPALKRENLQKGDKKQPKDNRNLYLVKEGVIVAGTKAAVGVSASDMSKRLTLERSKTQMLKNLNRFVSRYRIVVSNLPPNYDDNALRRVCVRTVGSPAVVTECRVMRDLRAPMGRDGKQPSKGYGFVMFTRHEDALACLRKLNNNPDVFDKNNRPIVSFSIEDRTALNARKKRLEKSIANNPLANQDKEQENTRKNRKRKHNSAPDESYMKKGRFDKNKKENTSNRQNRFGNQNNEQYELRKSKQQNRFGKKNNYNAETNVGKFVRRPMDDVEYAGLSAKEGSQHKMRSNHKLKAQADIHRQNVKQEKKVNKRSQRLKMAARERIKQPKQKINKNKIGKRNKKRKFNNDFM, encoded by the exons atgtctgaAGAGGAGCACGTAGACACGGaatcaaatacaaaatataaagaagGCGTAAATAAAAATGCCAGATTGATCATCAAAAATGTGTCATTCAAAGCCACGGAAGACAGTCTCAAAGAGCATTTTTCTCAGTATGGCAAAGTTGAAGAGATAAATTTACTAAAGAAACCGGACGGAAAACTTGTAGGCTCCGCGTTTGTTCATTACACGCAAGTTCCTATGGCTCAAAAGGCACTGAATGGAACTAACAAGAAACCatttttag gcaGACCTATATTTGTTTCCTGGGCAGTTCCCAAACACAAATACAATGAAGAAGCAATTAAAAATGGACAAAAGACAAGATATTTCAATTATGATGCATCAAATGAGGATTCTAAACCAGAGATTAAAG atGAAGATGAAACAGAAAACAAGGAGGAAACAAAGGAAGAGAAAAATCAGATAAGATTAAACAGAAGAGCTCGCCTCATAATCCGTAACATTTCATTCAAAGCCACTGAAGAAAGTTTGAAACAGCATTTTGAGCCATACGGCACTGTACAAGAGGTCAGTCTACTGAAGAAGCCTGATGGGAAAATGGTTGGATGTGGTTTTGTGTTATTCAAGAATGTGCAAATGGCTAGAGAGGCACTGGCTAATACTAACATGAAACCGTTTATAg GTCGACCCATATCAGTAGATTGGGCAGTTCCTAAGAATCAATACATGCGGCACGTAGTAAACCAACAGATGGAGATGGAAGATAGTATCAAAAAGGAGGAGTCAGACAGTGACGACGATACTCCAATGAATGTATCCACGGACGAGGTCAAGGATGAAATCAAGA GTGAATCTGGAGACAGTTCTGAAGAAGACGCTGATTCAGAGGATGAAAATGTGAAATCAGAGGATGATGATAAAGGAGATAGCGATGGTGATGAAAGTGATGACGAGGATGAAGACGATGAGCCTGCCGATGATGATAAAGACGATGATGATGGAAAGAGTGTCACAAGCACACAGCCAGATTTTCAACG GATAAAACTGAACGACGCAGAAGACGGTTGCACCATTTTCCTGACGAACATACCGTTCAGCGTGCACAACGAACAATTGCAGGCGTTTGCGGAGAAAACTGGCCCCGTCAAATACGCGCTCATATGTATGGACAAACTGACTGAACACTCCAAAGGCTCCGGATTCGTTAAGTTCGTG AATAAGGACGACGCAGAAAGCTTTCTAGCGCTGCCAGCAGAGCAGTTGCGGCTTGAAGGTCAGGTGCTAATCGTGAAACCGGCCCTCAAGAGAGAAAACCTGCAGAAGGGTGACAAGAAACAGCCCAAGGACAACCGCAACCTGTACCTGGTTAAGGAGGGAG TGATCGTGGCGGGTACGAAGGCAGCCGTGGGCGTGTCCGCGTCAGATATGTCCAAGCGCCTGACACTCGAGCGAAGCAAGACGCAGATGTTGAAGAACTTGAACAG ATTCGTATCCCGCTACCGGATCGTGGTGTCGAACCTGCCCCCCAATTACGACGACAACGCGCTCCGCCGCGTGTGCGTCCGCACTGTGGGCTCCCCCGCTGTCGTCACCGAGTGCCGAGTCATGCGCGATCTCAGGGCGCCCATGGGCCGAGACGGGAAACAGCC GTCCAAAGGCTACGGGTTCGTGATGTTCACTCGCCATGAAGATGCGCTCGCGTGTTTGCGGAAACTGAACAACAATCCTGATGTATTCGacaaaaataat AGACCCATCGTATCGTTCTCAATTGAAGACAGAACAGCTTTGAACGCAAGAAAGAAGAGATTAGAGAAGTCAATAGCAAACAATCCATTAGCAAACCAAGATAAAGAACAAGAAAACACACGTAAGAACAGAAAGAGAAAACATAATTCAGCGCCCGACGAGAGTTATATGAAAAAGGGACGATTCGACAAGAATAAAAAAGAGAACACCAGCAATAGACAAAATCGATTTGGGAACCAGAACAACGAACAATATGAGTTAAGAAAGAGCAAACAGCAAAATAGATTTGGtaagaaaaataactataaCGCTGAAACTAACGTTGGAAAGTTTGTTAGAAGGCCAATGGATGACGTAGAATATGCTGGTTTATCAGCCAAAGAGGGTAGTCAACACAAAATGCGAAGTAACCATAAACTAAAAGCCCAAGCGGATATCCATAGACAAAATGTCAAACAGGAGAAGAAAGTGAACAAGAGATCCCAAAGATTAAAGATGGCTGCCCGTGAGAGAATAAAGCAACCTAAGCagaagattaataaaaataaaatcggcAAACGCAATAAGAAAAGGAAGTTCAACAATGATTtcatgtaa
- the LOC120625175 gene encoding uncharacterized protein LOC120625175, which translates to MATKPMSYMYAVCYKTPAVLINGNTRMSQSRTLPRKLCSRDAHTQHINKNLLYISSDKINIHADLKTMKLTKQTNKPMCIMLNWLLATENQVMKYANIYLDEGFDVLRVTCEPWQLLWPRKGAKVIARDLLQLMYANDTSYMVHGFSVGGYVWSEAMVHALTDKEKYQPVLNRVEAQVWDSVADITEVTVGVPLAIFPRNKPAQKITKTIMATYLKALYNVCTVHYERACETYYATPCRAPALFLLSSSDPVGHERRIRRARDLWLQMGIECTWQCWARSPHVQHYLKHPLEYEALLRTHIRNNVSELHPKLNTSCREDYQKLRRSAIN; encoded by the exons ATGGCAACAAAACCAATGTCGTACATGTATGCTGTGTGCTACAAGACTCCTGCAGTACTAATTAAC GGTAACACGCGCATGTCGCAGTCACGCACACTACCGAGAAAGTTGTGTTCACGAGATGCGCACACGCAGCATATAAACAAGAACCTTCTTTATATTTCCAGCGACAAAATAAATATCCACGCAGATCTTAAAACTatgaa GTtaactaagcaaacaaacaaaccgatGTGTATAATGCTGAATTGGTTATTAGCAACCGAAAACCAAGTGATGAAATACGCCAACATTTACCTCGACGAGGGATTCGACGTGCTGCGGGTGACCTGCGAACCGTGGCAGCTGCTGTGGCCCCGGAAGGGAGCGAAG GTGATCGCACGAGACTTGCTGCAGTTGATGTACGCCAATGACACTTCGTACATGGTGCACGGATTCTCCGTGGGCGGATACGTTTGGTCGGAGGCTATGGTACACGCTTTGACTGATAAAGAAAA GTACCAGCCCGTATTGAACCGTGTGGAGGCGCAAGTTTGGGACTCTGTAGCAGACATCACCGAAGTGACGGTAGGAGTGCCGCTCGCGATTTTCCCGCGTAATAAGCCCGCGCAGAAAATAACCAAAACTATTATGGC TACGTACCTCAAGGCCCTCTACAACGTGTGCACGGTCCACTACGAGCGCGCGTGCGAGACGTACTACGCGACGCCGTGCCGCGCGCCCGCACTGTTCCTGCTCTCCAGTAGCGACCCCGTCGGCCACGAGCGCAGGATACGCCGCGCGCGCGACCTTTGGCTGCAGATGGGCATCGAG TGCACATGGCAATGCTGGGCGCGCTCGCCGCACGTGCAACACTACTTGAAGCACCCGCTGGAGTACGAAGCGTTGCTTCGCACGCATATCAGGAACAACGTGTCAGAGCTACACCCCAAACTTAACACAAGCTGTAGAGAGGATTACCAGAAATTGAGGCGTTCCGcaataaactaa